Part of the Zhongshania aliphaticivorans genome, ATTGGCTATAGAACAATGGCAATGGTGAGCTAAGGGACGCGTGATAGTAGAGTGATTTTAGAGCGAGGAGTTCATTTTGGGGAATTGCGCGCCCCGAAAAACGGGGCGCAGAACCTTAAAAAGGTCTAGTTGTGAGCGTGTAGCATTTCATTAAGGGCAATTGCAGATTTGTTGGTTAAAACTTCAATTGCACCGTTTTTAGAGTTACGGCGGAATAATAGGTCAGACTGCCCAGAAAGCTCTCTGGCCTTTGTTGTGCCTGCAATCGTGCCATTTGCGTCAATCATGGTGATGATTGAACCAGCAGTAATGTACAGGCCTGCTTCGATAGTACAGCGATCTCCCAGCGGGATGCCAACACCTGCGTTTGCGCCAATAAGACACTCTTTGCCCACTGAGATAATAATATTATTACCACCTGATAACGTGCCCATTGTGGAGCAGCCACCTCCAAGGTCTGAGCCTGAGCCAACCATTACACCGGCAGATATACGCCCTTCAATCATACCGGGGCCTTCGGTGCCGGCGTTAAAGTTTACAAAGCCTTCGTGCATGATTGTTGTCCCTTCGCCCAAGTAAGCGCCAAGGCGTACACGTGCAGTGTGAGCTATACGCACACCCGTGGGGACAACGTAATTGGTCATTTTGGGGAATTTGTCCACAGACATCACTTCGAGCATCGCCCCTTTGAGACGGGCTTGCAGCTGTCGATCTTGGAGTTCGGCAATGTCTACGGCACCTTCGCTGGTCCAAGCCACATTGGGCAGCACGCCAAATAAGCCGGTCAAGTTAATGTTGTGAGGCTTAACAAGGCGATGAGATAGTAGGTGGAGCTTTAAATACCCCTCTGGTACTGAACTTGGAGCGTCGTCACTGCTGAGCATGGTAAGCAATAAAGGTTGGTTGCCGCTGGCAAGTTGTGCGGCAATAGCGGCTTGAGTGCTATCCGTGGCGGCAAGTGCTTCGGCAAGTTGCGCCATTTGTTCGTTGCTTATCGCAATGCTGGTATTGCCACTGAGCGGGGCAATCACGGTTTGAACTGCACTAATGAGTGCTGATGAAGGGGTTAATAGCGGACTTGGATAAAACGAGTCTAGCCATTCGCCTTTATTGTTTTGTGTGCCAAGGCCAAGGCCAAATGCAAAAGCTGCTTGTGTCATTACGATGTCTCTTGTGGTGAATTAAAGGGTGTGATGAGTGAACAACGCTTGATAATCTGCAGCCTTAAAGCCCAGATGCAAGCTGCTACCGGTGTCGAGTAAGGGGCGCTTCATCAACGTAGGGTGTTGAAGGAGTAGCTCAATGGCGCTGTCGATAGTGAGCGATTCACGTTGTTCATCGGATAGTTGTTTCCACGTTGTACTGCGCTTGTTAACCAAGGCAAGGCCGAGTTCTTGTGTCCAGCTTGTTAGCTGTGATGTGGTCAGCGGTGTGTCGCGAACATCATGGAAAAGATAGTCGACCTGGTGCTCTTCTAGCCAGCGTCTTGCTGAGCGAACTGTGTCGCAGTTTTTTATGCCGTAGAGGGTTGTGCTCATGGATATTCTCTTTATTGCTAAGGCTGAGAAAAATAAGCCCCGAAGGATAACAAATTCTCTTGTCCTGAGCACGGCACAAGCCTGCCCTTTATTGAGGCTCTGGCTAGGGTTTGTTCACAAGTTTTGGTTTTCTGCGGCGCGGGTAACAGCTTGTACAAATTTCGCATACTCGACCGTCGCAGCCCCGAGCGCTACAGAATTCGCGGCCATAGAAAATTATCTGTAAGTGCAATGCGTTCCATTTTTCTTTTGGAAATAGTGCTTTTAAATCTTTTTCGGTTTGCACTACATTTTTACCGTTGGTGAGTCCCCAGCGCTGGGCAAGACGGTGAATATGCGTGTCTACGGGAAAGGCTGGAACCCCAAATGCTTGAGACATAACCACGCCAGCGGTTTTGTGGCCAACGCCGGGAAGTGTTTCTAAGGCCGCCATATTTTGTGGTACTTCGCCCTTATATTTATCAACAAGAATTTCTGATAGGCGTTTTATCGCGCTGGATTTTTGCGGAGATAGACCGCATGGGCGAATTATGGCGCGAATAATTTCAACGTTCTGCTTTGCCATATCAAAGGGGTTGTCGGCTAGCTCGAACAAGGCGGGGGTGATTTGATTAACCCGCGCATCGGTACATTGAGCAGAAAGTAAGACCGCAACCAGCAGGGTGTAGGGGTCTTTGTGATCAAGAGGTACCGGCTGCTCTGGGTAGAGTTCTTGCAGGCGTTGAGCAATAAAGGCGGCTCGTTCTTTTTTTAACATGACTGATTACTGCTTATATTGTGTTCTTGAAGGCTTTCTACATAGGCTTTGATGCGTCGCGCTCCTTCTGCGCATTGCTCGGGTTCAGCGACCAGTGCCATACGTACGTAGTTGCTACCGGGGTTAAAGCCATCGACTTCTCTTGATAGGTAGCTACCGGGCAATACGGTGACATGCTGCTGGGCGAATAAGCCTCGTGCAAAATCCGTATCAGTGATCGGAGTCTTCGCCCAGAGATAGAATGATGCATCGGGCATGCTAACGTCTAAGCAGCCATCAAGTATGCTGAGGACTTCTTCAAATTTTTGCCGGTAAAGTGTCCTGTTTTCAATAACATGGAGTTCGTCGTTCCATGCTGCGATGCTGGCTAGCTGGTGTTGTATCGGCATCGCGCAGCCGTGGTAGGTGCGATATAACAGAAAATCTTTAAGTATGGCAGCGTCACCCGCGACAAAACCTGATCTAAGCCCTGGTAGGTTAGAACGTTTTGATAAGCTGTGAAATACCACGCAGCGATGATAGTCGTTGCGATTCATCTCGGCACAGGCTTGCAGAAGCCCTGGCGGTGGTTGGTCTTCATTAAAATACAGTTCTGAATAACATTCGTCGCTGGCAATTATAAAATCGTATTGGTCTGCCAGTGCGATCAATTTTTGCAGTTCTTCGCTACTCATTACCGCACCGCTTGGGTTGCCCGGCGTACAGATAAAGAGCAACTGACAGCGTTGCCATATTGAGGGGCTAACATTGTCAAAGTCGGGAATGAATCCGTTTTCTGTGCGGCACGCTAAAAACTCAGGTTGGGCTCCAGCAAGCAGTGCTGCTCCTTCATAAATTTGGTAGAAGGGGTTTGGGCTGCAGACCAGTGCGTCGGGGCCTGCGTTGACAACGGTTTGGGCGAAGGCAAAGAGGGCTTCACGGGTGCCGTTGACTGGTAGCACCTGAGTATCTGGGGCAAGTGCTGGTAATGCAAAGCGCTGGCAGGCCCAGTCTGAAATGGCCTGACGTAACGCTGGAAGGCCTTTGGTCGTTGGGTAATTACTTAGTTTGTCTAGGTTTTGAGTTATTGCGTCGCTGACAAATTGCGGTGATGCGTGCTTGGGTTCGCCGATAGAGAGGGCAATCGGTGACAGAGCCGGTGGGGCAATGCCATCGAATAAAGCTCTCAGTTTTTCAAATGGGTAGGCTTGTAATGAATGAAGGTGCTGATTCATAGTGTTTTGTTTTTGGCCTTTTTGTCTAGCTCTAGGCAGATAGCCCGCTGAATGTCTTCACAGAGCTTAGGGTCTTCGATAGGGCGTTGGTTTTCATCGGTAATAAAGAAAACATCTTCTACTCTTTCCCCTAGCGTGGCGATTTTTGCATTTTGTAGTTGTATGTGAAAATCGTTAAATATACGCGCTAAGCGTGCTAATAGACCCGGTCTGTCAGGGGTGATTACTTCCAGTACCGTTTGGCCTTTGTTTAAATCGGTGGTGATACTGGTACGGGTAGGAGTTGAAAATAAGCGCATTTGACGTGGAGTGCGGCGGTTGCCGGCAGAAAATTGCTCAGGATTTTCTAAGTGCTCACGCATAAATTCTATAATGTGCGCTATTCTGCTTGGGTTGTCGCCAATTGATTCTCCATCGGCACCTAATACGTAAAACGTGTCCAGTGTATAGCCGGTGCCACTGCTGTAAATACGGGCATCTTGAATACTTAAATCGAGTTGCTCCATGGCTTCTGCAAGTAAGGCAAATAAACCTACGCGAGCGCGAGTATGGACAAATATTTGGCTGACGCCTGCGTGGTCCAGCAAGCCACCTTCTTTAATTAAAACCACGGTCGCGTTGGCTTTAATACGGCTGGCAATGGCGCGGGTGTGCCAAACAATATCGTCGATTTGTTCACGGATAAAATAATCTTCGCCGGTGTCTGCCCAAAGTGTGCGTATTTCACTCTCGGTAAAGCCGTAATCTTCCAGTTTTTCTATGGCACCAAGCTGGGTTTCAGCTATCCACTCTTGTTTGTCGATGGGGTTTTCTAGGCCGCGTCGTAAGGCGCGCCTGGTTTCGGCGTAAAGTTGGCGCATCAGAGAGGCGCGCCATGAAGTCCAAAGTGTGGGGTTGGTGGCGTTGATATCAGCAACGGTTAGGCAGAACAAGTAGTCTAAATGCTGGATGTCACCCATGGTGAGTGCAAAGTCGCGGATAACTTCAGGATCTTGAATGTCCTTGCGCTGAGAGACGGATGACATTTCTAGGTGTTTTTCTACCAGCCAAGCCACAAGGTTGCCGTCACGCTTGTTTAAACCGATGTGCTCACAAAACTCTCTTGCATCAACCGCCCCTAGGCTGGAGTGGTCTCCACCTCGGCCTTTGGCTATATCGTGGAATAGCCCTGCTAAGTAGAGTAATTCTTGCTTGGGCAGGCGCTGCATTATACGGCAGGCCATGGGGAAGGTTTCTACCATGCTCGGGTAGCGAAAGCGGCTAATATTTTTGATTAATTCTAAGGTGTGGGCATCGACCGAATAAATATGGAATAGGTCGTGTTGCATTTGGCCGACAATCCCCGCAAAGGCTGGGATAAATTTATCGAGAATGCCAAAGCGACTCATGCGCCTTAGGTTGAGTGCTACGCGCTGGGGCGACTTTAGTAGCTCGAGAAAAAAACGTTTGTTTTTTGGGTCGTCTCGGAATTGTTGGTTGATTAAATGGTGGGATTTACGAATAAGCCGAATGGTGCTGGCCCGGACGCCGTCAATACCCTCATTGTTGGCCATTAATACAAAGATTTCCATCAATGCAGAAGGTGTTTTATTAAAGACCTTGGCATTGCACACTTCGATGTGGCCGTTACGTACGCGGAAACGACTGTTGATCTCAAAAACGGTTTCTGCCTCACAGGCGCGAAGTATGGTTTCGTCAAAATGCTGCATAAGTACATCATTGAGGGCACCAAGATGCATAACCCAGCGATAGTACTGCTGCATAAATTGTTCAACGGCAAGTTTGCCGTCACCATCGTTAAAGCCAAATTGTTCAGCTAGGGTGCGTTGATGGTCAAATAAAAGACGGTCTTCTTCTCGCCCAGCGAGTAAATGCAGTGCAAACCGGACTTTCCATAGAAAGTCTTGGCCTTCTTTAAGGGTATCTAGCTCTTCTTTACTTAAAAATTGGCGCTCGGCCAATTCATCAATGGACTGGGCTCCGAAATGACGCTTTACCACCCAGCCAATCATTTGAATGTCGCGAAGGCCACCTGGTGAGCTTTTGATATTGGGTTCTAAATTGTACTCGGAGTTTGCAAATTTACGGTGGCGAGTTATTTGTTCGTCCCACTTTGCCCGGAAGAAGTCGCTACTTGGCCAAATGTTGTCTGGGCCAACGTTGTCCATTAATTTTTCATGCAGGCTTGGGTTGCCTGCCAATGTGCGTGATTCCATCAGGTTAGTCGCCACCGTGATGTCTTCAGCGGCGGTCTGGCAGCATTCTTTTAGGGTGCGCACACTGTGGCCAATCTCTAAGTTGATATCCCAGAGTAAGGTGATTAAGCCTTCAATATTTTCTTGGTAGTCATGTTTGTCGTCGGTGGTGAGAATAAGGAGGTCAATATCTGAATAGGGGTGAAGCTCGCCTCGGCCATAGCCTCCAACGGCAATTAAGGCAATGTCATCGCCCCATTGATAACTGTGCCATATCCCTTGTAATAACTCGTCGACCCGCTGAGCGCGCAAGGTGACTAGGCTGCGAATATTTTCCTTGGCCTCAAAGCGTGCTTTAAGGTCCTCGGATAGTGTGTTGAGATATGATTTGTAGGTTTTGATAGATTGCCCCGGTGACGCTAGGGCATGAATGTCTGGGAGTGCGGCGTCGCTCATTTATAGCTCTCGGTAAAAAGGTTCGTCAGGGCGGGCGGTCAGGACTTCAACGCCGTCAGCGGTCACGGCCATGGTGTGTTCCCATTGTGCAGAAAGGCGGCGGTCTCGCGTGGTTACCGTCCAGCCATCCTTGGTGTTGAGCTTGGTTTGTTTTTTACCTGCATTGATCATGGGCTCAATCGTGAACGTCATGCCTTCTTTTAATACTAGGTCGTTGCGCCGGTTGTAGCCTTCGCCGTAGTGAAGCACTTGTGGGTCTTCGTGAAACACTAGACCAATACCGTGCCCGCAGTATTCTTCTACGACGCTGTAATGTTTGCCTCGGGCATGTTTGGCGATAATGGTTCCAATGTCGCTTAGGGTGCAACCAGGCTTCACAAGGGCGATGGCTTGATATAAGCACTCTTGAGTGACTTCGCAAAGGCGCTTAGCGTGTTCTGGCACATTGCCAACGTAGTACATACGATTGGTGTCGCCGTGCCAACCGTCTTTAATCACGGTGACGTCAATATTAAGAATATCGCCATCCTTTAAGATTTTCTTGTCCGATGGGATGCCGTGGCAGATGACCTCATTAACAGAGGTGCAAATAGATTTTGGAAAACCGTTGTAATTAAGTGGTGCTGGGATGGCATTTTGTACATCGATAATATAGTCGTGACATATTTTATCTAACTCACCGGTGCTAATGCCTGGCTTTACATATTGGGTGATCATTTCTAGCACGTCTGCGGCGAGTCGGCCGGCGATACGCATGGCGGCAATTTGGTCTGGTGTTTTGATACTAACATTCATAGTGCTTTACCGGTGTACAGTTGTGTCTGGCGATTTTAAGCCGGTCATTGTAAACCATCGCTTTATGGGTAGCTAAGGCATAGCGGAATTTTAGTGTTAAAAGCGGTTTATGCTTTATGTGGGTAGGTCTCTGTGGTATAAATACGCGCCCCAATAATGGCTCAATTTGTTATTGGACTAATGACGCGCAGAAATCGGCACGTAATCCCGGGTGCTTCAACGTAAGGTTGGGGTTGGGTTATGGGATCTCTGCAAGTTTGTAACCCGATGTTTATTAAGGAAATATCATGTCTCATGTAAGTATGCGTGAAATGCTGCAAGCCGGCGTTCACTTTGGTCACCAGACTCGTTACTGGAACCCAAAAATGGCTCCTTTCATTTTTGGTGCGCGTAACAAGATTCATATCATCAATTTGGAGCACACTGTTCCTGCGATGAACAGTGCGTTAGATGCTATTGCTAAAATGGCAGCAAACAAGAACAAAATCTTGTTTGTTGGTACTAAGCGTGCAGCTAGTAAAATTATTGGCGAGCAGGCAGCGCGTGCCGGCATGCCATTTGTTAGTCATCGTTGGTTGGGCGGTATGCTCACTAACTATAAAACTATTCGTCAATCTGTGCGTCGTTTGCGTGAGCTTGAAGCTCAGAGCCAAGACGGTACTTTTGACAAGTTGACCAAAAAAGAAGCGCTAATGCGTCGCCGTGATATGGAGAAGCTAGAGCGCTCTATTGGCGGTATTAAAGATATGTCTGGCTTGCCAGATGCGATGTTTGTTATTGACGTTGATCACGAGCGTATCGCTATTCAAGAAGCCAACAAATTGGGTATTCCAGTATTTGGTATTGTAGATACTAACAGCAACCCAGATGGCGTAGATTTCGTTATTCCTGGTAATGATGATGCGATCCGTGCAATTAAATTGTATGTGACTGCTGTTGCTGACGTGGCGATAAATGCTGCTGCAAATGACGTTGTTGCCAAAGACGAATTTGTGGAAGTTGAAGTTGCAGCGGAAGGCGAAAGCGCTGCCGAGTAATTTGGCCGCTAAGCAGTCTGCGAAAGGGGGCACGGCCCCCTTTTTTTGGATATTGACCGAGCAGGTGCACGATTTTGTATCTGATCTGGACTTGAGTTAACACACTTAAGGTAATTAAGAGGATTTTAGGATGGCTGTAACAGCATCAATGGTTAAAGAGCTTCGTGACCGTACTGGACTTGGCATGATGGAGTGTAAAAGAGCACTTAATGATGCTAATGGCGATATCGACTTGGCGATAGAAGAAATGCGCAAGTCTAGCGGTATGAAAGCAGCTAAAAAAGCGGGTCGTACTGCGGCAGATGGTGTAGTTAGCACGAAAGTTGCTGAAGATGGTAGTTATGGTGTTGCTGTTGAAGTTAACAGTGAAACTGATTTCGTTGCTCGTGATGAAGGTTTTCTCGCATTTGTAGCTAAGGTTGTTGATAAGGCCTTTACCACCAAGGCTACGGATGTTGCTGAGCTGATGAATGGTGAGTTAGAAGCGGCGCGTGAAGCCTTGGTTCAGAAAATTGGCGAAAATATCTCTGTTCGTCGTTCATTAGTTGTTAGCGCCGAAGACGGTGTGGTTGACAGCTATGTGCACTCTAATAATCGCATTGCGGTATTGGTAGCACTGAAAGGTGGCGACGCAGAATTAGCGCGTGATGTTGCAATGCATGTTGCTGCGGTTAACCCTCGTGTTGCAAAGTCTGCGGATATGCCAGAAGAAGAAATTCTGAAAGAACGTGAGATCTTCACTGCGCAAGCGGCAGAAAGTGGTAAGCCGGCAGAAATTATTGAAAAGATGATTGAAGGCCGTATTCGCAAGTTCCTGTCTGAAAATTCGCTAGTTGACCAAGCTTTTGTTAAAGAGCCTGAGTTAACTGTAGGGAAATTGCTGAAAAATAATAACGCCGATATCCAAACGTTTGTTCGTTTTGAGGTAGGTGAAGGTATTGAGAAAGAAGAAGTGGACTTTGCCGCCGAGGTGGCTGCTCAGCTGAAAGGCTAAGCCACTAAGTTTGCGGGGCCTTCGGGCCCCGCTTTACTTTAGGCGATATGCAGATGTCTTTATAATATCGTGTAATGTGGTGAGGTAAGAGAATGTCTAGCCAAAGTCGGGATAAGAAATACAAGCGCATACTACTGAAGTTAAGTGGTGAGGCTTTGATGGGTGGTCTGGGGTTTGGTATTGACCCTAAGGTGTTAGACCGAATGGCGCTTGAAGTCGGTCAATTGGTTGGCATTGGTGTTCAGGTTGGTTTGGTTGTAGGTGGCGGGAATTTATTTCGCGGTGCCGCGTTGCAAACAGCTGGCTTAGATCGAGTGACTGGCGATCACATGGGTATGCTGGCAACCGTCATGAATGCCTTGGCGCTTCGTGATGCTCTAGAGCGCAGTAATATCAAATCATCTGTCATGTCTGCAATACCCATGAGTGGGGTTGTTGATCATTATGATCGCCGCAAGGCAATTCGCGCGCTTTCACGCGGTGAGGTAGTGATATTTGCTGCCGGTACGGGGAATCCATTTTTTACAACTGATTCTGCAGCGTGTTTACGCGGTATTGAGGTTGATGCGGATTTGGTATTGAAGGCAACAAAAGTAGACGGCGTTTACAGCGCAGATCCGATGCGCGATCCAGATGCGGTGAAATATGACTATCTAAGCTATGATGAAGTATTGGATAAAAAGCTCGAAGTTATGGATTTGACTGCGATCTGTTTATGTCGTGACCATAAAATGCCATTGCGTGTATTTGCCATGGAGCAACAGGGCGCGCTATTGAATATTGTGGTAGGTGGCGAAGAGGGAACTCTAGTCGGTGCCTCTGCAACCCGCGAGGAGAAACGTCATGATAAATGAGTTAAAAGATGACGCTAAACAGCGTATGGCTAAGACTATCGAGGCCTTGGGCACCAATTTTAATAAGATTCGCACGGGGCGTGCTCACCCCAGCCTATTAGATGGCTTAAGAGTATCGTATTACGGCACTGATACGCCGCTATCCCAGTTGGCGAATATTGGTGTTGAAGATGCGAGAACATTGACGGTTACGCCATGGGAAAAAAATATTGTCCCTGATGTCGAAAAAGCGATTATGAAGTCTGATCTCGGTTTGAATCCAAGTACGGCTGGTAGTGTTATTCGTATACCAATGCCCATGCTGACTGAAGAGACCCGTAAAGGCTATATAAAGCAGGCTCGTCAAGAGGCAGAGAGTGCGCGGGTTTCAATTCGCAATGCACGCCGCGACGTGTTGTCAGATGTTAAAGAGCTGCTCAAAGAGAAAGATATTAGCGAAGATGAAGAGCGTCGCGCGCAGGATGATGTGCAAAAAATAACTGATCAGTTTATTGCTGAAGTTGATAAAGCACTGGTGGCTAAAGAAGCCGACCTGATGGAAATCTAAGCGGCGAGCAGACTTGTTTCGATGGCAGTATCAACGCGGGAATCCGCGCCAATAAGTGTTCCACGACATGTTGCCATTATCATGGATGGCAACAATCGTTGGGCTAAGCAGCAGGGCTTGAAATCGTCTGCGGGACACCGAGCCGGTGTTGAAGTGATCCGGCCCTTATTAAAGAAAACGCGTGAGCGAGGTGTCGAAATCGTCACCTTGTTTGCGTTTTCTAGTGAGAATTGGCAGCGTCCAACCCTCGAAGTTCAAGCCCTAATGCGGCTGTTTTCAAGTTATCTCGATAGTGAAACCAAGCAGTTACACGCTGACGGTGTGCGAATGCGCTTTATTGGTGAGCGTGACCAGTTCTCTGCTGCATTGCGCAAGCAAATGGATTACAGCGAGCAGTTAACCCGCTTTAATCGTGAAACGCAGTTGGTGATTGCAGTCGATTATGGTGGCCAGTGGGATATTGTGAGCGCTGCTAAAGCACTAGCTGAAAAAGTTAAGGCGGGGGAGCTGGCTACTGATGAATTCAGTGTTGAACTCTTCGATAGACACCTCGCGCTTGCTGACGTACCTAAGCCTGATCTTTGTATACGTACCGCAGGCGAGCAGCGTATCAGCAATTTCTTGTTATGGCAGCTGGCGTACAGCGAGCTATATTTCACCGATTGTTTTTGGCCTGATTTTGACGCACAAGAGTTAGATAAAGCCCTTGCCGCTTACGCACAAAGAGATAGGCGATTTGGTGGCAGAGATAGTGATAATAACGAAGAAGCTCCGGAGTAGGGGAATGAGTTTATGCTAAAGCAGCGGATCATCACCGCAGTGTTGATCGTTGTCGCGTTGTTGGCTTCTTTGGCATTCTTGCCATTGATGGGGTTGTCCGTGTTATTTGCCCTGATTGTGTTGCTGGCAGCCTGGGAATGGTCTGATCTTAGTGGCTTATCTTCCCGCGTGTCACGTTTCTCGTATGTTGTGGTGTGCGGCGCCTTAATGTTGGCTGCGGCATGGCAGGCCAGTTTGTTTAGTGACGTTAATAAAGAAGAAGTCAAAAATATTGTTTCAGCCGGCAGCGTGTGGTGGGCGATTGCCCTACTTTGGGTTAAATCGTATCCACAGAGTGCAAGCTTATGGGGTTCTCAGTGGATGAGGGCGTTTATGGGCTTGATGGTGTTGGTGCCCGCTTGGCTAGCCCTCTGTTACATGCGTAGCTTAGACGGTGGTGTGTGGTTAATTCTGGCGGTGGTTGGTCTTGTTGCTTCGGCGGATATTGGTGCCTACTTTGTTGGCCGTGCATTTGGTAAAGCTAAGCTTGCTCCGGCAGTGAGCCCAGGAAAATCATGGGCGGGATTTTGGGGTGGGGTAGCATGTAGTACAGCCCTCTCTGCTCTGCTGTGGTTTGTATTAGCGCGCTTGGCACCTGCAGCAATTCCGACGGGCTTACTGCCCTTGCTTTGTTTAGTTACCATCACCGTATTAGCTTCAGTGCTTGGGGATCTGCTGGAAAGTATGGTTAAGCGTCATCGGGGAATAAAAGATAGCGGACAGTTGTTGCCCGGTCACGGCGGCATTATGGATCGAGTGGATAGTATTACCGCTGCCGCCCCAGTGTTTGCATTAGGCTTGATTGCAACGGGATGGGTGTGATGCAGTCTGTTGCAGTGCTGGGCTCTACCGGCTCTATCGGCGTTAGTACCCTCGATGTACTGGCGAGGCATCCTGAACGTTATAGCGTTTACGCCTTAACCGCTAATCGCAGTTTGGATGCGTTATTCCAGCAGGTTGAAATGTTTTCACCTCACTTTGCCGTTGTCGCTGATACGAGTTTAGCGTCTAAATTTTCTGAGCGGATTGCGGAGGCGGGCTTATCAACTGAAGTGCTTAGTGGCGAGGAAGGACTTTGCAGGGTTGCTAGCCAAGCCGATGTGACGATGGCGGCAATAGTTGGTGCAGCAGGGTTGATGCCAACTATGGCAGCAGTAGAGGCTGGGAAAAAGGTTTTGTTAGCAAATAAAGAAGCGCTAGTCATGGCCGGCCCTCTCTTTATGGAGGCCGTTCAGCGTTATGGGGCAACCTTGCTGCCAATTGATAGCGAGCACAATGCTATTTTTCAGTGTTTGCCCGCGGCAGGTCAAGCAGCTGAAAAGGTTGGTCTCGCCTCAAAAGGTGTGCAGCGTATTTTGTTAACCGGCTCGGGCGGACCCTTTCGTGCCACGCCGTTAGCAGAACTGGCCGAAGTAACACCTGATCAAGCTTGTGCCCACCCTAATTGGTCTATGGGTCGGAAAATTTCAGTTGATTCAGCGACTATGATGAACAAAGGCTTAGAGTTAATTGAGGCCTGTTGGTTATTTCATACAGATGCTGCGAATATTGATATTATTGTTCATCCGCAGAGTGTTATTCACTCGATGGTTGAGTATATTGACGGCTCGGTATTGGCGCAGCTTGGAAATCCAGATATGCGTACACCCATCGCTCATGCATTGGCTTGGCCAGAGCGCATTGCGTCCGGTGTTGCGGGATTAGATATTATTACTCAAGCTCGCTTGGATTTTGAAGCTCCCGACGAAGTGCGCTTTCCGTGTTTACGATTGGCGCGGGAGGCGGCATTAAGAGCTGGAACGGCGCCGGCTGTCTTAAATGCGGCTAATGAGGTGGCTGTTGATGCATTCCTCAATGGTCACTTAAGTTTTGTTAGTATACCGGTGGTGATTGAAGAGGTAATGGGGCAGGTAGAAATTGTTGAACCCCATTCACTCCGCGATGTCCAAAATGCGGATCAGCAATCTCGCGCTTGTGCGATGGATATTATTGCTAAAAAATTTACTTAAGTAATTGATAAATAGAAACTTGGATATGGCCTATTTTATAGGTCGTGGTGCGCGATAGGGCGAAAAACTTGCTAGATATACTGCAAACTATTTTTGTGACACTGCTAACCTTAGCTATTTTGGTTGCGGTGCATGAGTTCGGCCATTTTTGGGTGGCACGACGTTGTGGCGTAAAGGTTTTACGTTTCTCCGTTGGCTTTGGTAAGCCCCTTCTATCGTGGTCTGACCGCAGCGGGACCGAATATGTGGTAGCGGGAATTCCGCTTGGTGGTTATGTAAAGATGCTCGATGAGCGTGAAGGCCCCGTTCCTGACGACTTGCTGGATCAAGCTTTTAATCGTGCTTCGCCCCGATCACGTATTGCCATTGCTGCCGCTGGTCCTTTGGCAAATTTTCTCCTAGCCATTTTTGTTTATTGGCTTGTGTTTTTGAATGGCGTTAG contains:
- the dapD gene encoding 2,3,4,5-tetrahydropyridine-2,6-dicarboxylate N-succinyltransferase, with product MTQAAFAFGLGLGTQNNKGEWLDSFYPSPLLTPSSALISAVQTVIAPLSGNTSIAISNEQMAQLAEALAATDSTQAAIAAQLASGNQPLLLTMLSSDDAPSSVPEGYLKLHLLSHRLVKPHNINLTGLFGVLPNVAWTSEGAVDIAELQDRQLQARLKGAMLEVMSVDKFPKMTNYVVPTGVRIAHTARVRLGAYLGEGTTIMHEGFVNFNAGTEGPGMIEGRISAGVMVGSGSDLGGGCSTMGTLSGGNNIIISVGKECLIGANAGVGIPLGDRCTIEAGLYITAGSIITMIDANGTIAGTTKARELSGQSDLLFRRNSKNGAIEVLTNKSAIALNEMLHAHN
- a CDS encoding arsenate reductase, coding for MSTTLYGIKNCDTVRSARRWLEEHQVDYLFHDVRDTPLTTSQLTSWTQELGLALVNKRSTTWKQLSDEQRESLTIDSAIELLLQHPTLMKRPLLDTGSSLHLGFKAADYQALFTHHTL
- the nth gene encoding endonuclease III, encoding MLKKERAAFIAQRLQELYPEQPVPLDHKDPYTLLVAVLLSAQCTDARVNQITPALFELADNPFDMAKQNVEIIRAIIRPCGLSPQKSSAIKRLSEILVDKYKGEVPQNMAALETLPGVGHKTAGVVMSQAFGVPAFPVDTHIHRLAQRWGLTNGKNVVQTEKDLKALFPKEKWNALHLQIIFYGREFCSARGCDGRVCEICTSCYPRRRKPKLVNKP
- the dapC gene encoding succinyldiaminopimelate transaminase, whose product is MNQHLHSLQAYPFEKLRALFDGIAPPALSPIALSIGEPKHASPQFVSDAITQNLDKLSNYPTTKGLPALRQAISDWACQRFALPALAPDTQVLPVNGTREALFAFAQTVVNAGPDALVCSPNPFYQIYEGAALLAGAQPEFLACRTENGFIPDFDNVSPSIWQRCQLLFICTPGNPSGAVMSSEELQKLIALADQYDFIIASDECYSELYFNEDQPPPGLLQACAEMNRNDYHRCVVFHSLSKRSNLPGLRSGFVAGDAAILKDFLLYRTYHGCAMPIQHQLASIAAWNDELHVIENRTLYRQKFEEVLSILDGCLDVSMPDASFYLWAKTPITDTDFARGLFAQQHVTVLPGSYLSREVDGFNPGSNYVRMALVAEPEQCAEGARRIKAYVESLQEHNISSNQSC
- a CDS encoding [protein-PII] uridylyltransferase; translated protein: MSDAALPDIHALASPGQSIKTYKSYLNTLSEDLKARFEAKENIRSLVTLRAQRVDELLQGIWHSYQWGDDIALIAVGGYGRGELHPYSDIDLLILTTDDKHDYQENIEGLITLLWDINLEIGHSVRTLKECCQTAAEDITVATNLMESRTLAGNPSLHEKLMDNVGPDNIWPSSDFFRAKWDEQITRHRKFANSEYNLEPNIKSSPGGLRDIQMIGWVVKRHFGAQSIDELAERQFLSKEELDTLKEGQDFLWKVRFALHLLAGREEDRLLFDHQRTLAEQFGFNDGDGKLAVEQFMQQYYRWVMHLGALNDVLMQHFDETILRACEAETVFEINSRFRVRNGHIEVCNAKVFNKTPSALMEIFVLMANNEGIDGVRASTIRLIRKSHHLINQQFRDDPKNKRFFLELLKSPQRVALNLRRMSRFGILDKFIPAFAGIVGQMQHDLFHIYSVDAHTLELIKNISRFRYPSMVETFPMACRIMQRLPKQELLYLAGLFHDIAKGRGGDHSSLGAVDAREFCEHIGLNKRDGNLVAWLVEKHLEMSSVSQRKDIQDPEVIRDFALTMGDIQHLDYLFCLTVADINATNPTLWTSWRASLMRQLYAETRRALRRGLENPIDKQEWIAETQLGAIEKLEDYGFTESEIRTLWADTGEDYFIREQIDDIVWHTRAIASRIKANATVVLIKEGGLLDHAGVSQIFVHTRARVGLFALLAEAMEQLDLSIQDARIYSSGTGYTLDTFYVLGADGESIGDNPSRIAHIIEFMREHLENPEQFSAGNRRTPRQMRLFSTPTRTSITTDLNKGQTVLEVITPDRPGLLARLARIFNDFHIQLQNAKIATLGERVEDVFFITDENQRPIEDPKLCEDIQRAICLELDKKAKNKTL